One Nematostella vectensis chromosome 10, jaNemVect1.1, whole genome shotgun sequence genomic window carries:
- the LOC116604573 gene encoding uncharacterized protein LOC116604573: MFLLDKSRITINDLRQVSQASREARLDQELARFEDCLEITLVDKTRFLEDLYRRLQQLTSRWRSWHRGSSSTGGRGTQFISIGQIEELVVWDRTIHTKHRTSTDTSAGDEDKPIDTLIRFLQACKDSQDLYDQFDHNLYRPLNEFFKDEQVKPLAQALVGVMGRWKGLLSPGPINHRMFSAKSADAVYYMDLTCRPRDSQFNLVLRLVPDLSLKAFEAFCLAKQWRSSVGPAGYTRELNYIYSKWIPEKRGADSDFHCKAIGGKSAIKKSFELMTNQERLREVQSKLCATEKVIANSSEHMHDTSSEAHRLSGAIGTTLEQLGSMRQKVKTARFARGEIVRGMGRTKGYIDMLQEEMKREQQEIQRIRARLIQSEISWKYTNNREMTRVLEDDLAESIARCQHLRTEITRAESGYGIQKNRHRSACDRLNDERDGLESIKSERVAISRKLLKSRDKQRVHEKRLVTAADNFNSLKEELRQSKLTQNVLIRQMLQPKQEERPWTKTL, encoded by the exons ATGTTTTTACTGGACAAATCGCGTATAACG ATAAATGATTTACGCCAGGTGTCCCAAGCGTCACGAGAAGCCAGACTTGACCAGGAGCTCGCCCGCTTCGAGGACTGCCTGGAAATTACCTTAGTAGATAAGACGAGGTTCCTTGAAGATCTTTACCGAAGATTGCAGCAACTCACAAGTAGATGGCGGTCATGGCATCGAGGCTCATCGAGCACGGGAGGCCGAGGGACACAGTTCATTTCAATTGGACAG ATTGAGGAACTGGTAGTATGGGATCGTACGATCCATACCAAGCACAGAACATCGACAGACACATCCGCAGGAGATGAAGACAAGCCAATCGACACGCTCATTCGATTTTTGCAAGCTTGCAAGGATTCTCAAGACCTGTATGACCAGTTTGACCATAATCTATACCGACCTCTCAACGAGTTTTTCAAAGATGAGCAAGTCAAACCACTGGCGCAGGCGCTCGTTGGCGTTATGGGGCGCTGGAAGGGACTCCTTTCTCCAG GTCCCATCAATCACCGAATGTTCAGCGCAAAAAGCGCAGATGCAGTCTACTACATGGACCTGACCTGCCGACCACGTGACTCCCAATTTAACCTCGTTCTCAGGCTCGTCCCAGACCTCTCACTCAAGGCTTTCGAGGCTTTTTGTCTTGCAAAGCAGTGGCGCTCTAGCGTGGGTCCAGCCGGATACACGCGCGAGTTGAACTATATTTATTCCAAATGGATACCAGAGAAACGTGGTGCAGATAGTGATTTTCATTGTAAAGCCATCGGAGGTAAGTCAGCGATTAAGAAAAGCTTTGAGCTGATGACCAATCAGGAGAGGCTTCGCGAAGTGCAGAGTAAACTGTGTGCGACTGAAAAAGTCATTGCGAACTCATCCGAGCATATGCATGATACGAGCTCAGAGGCGCATCGCCTGTCGGGCGCAATCGGAACCACTCTTGAACAGCTCGGATCCATGAGACAAAAAGTAAAGACTGCGCGTTTTGCGCGGGGAGAGATCGTCCGTGGAATGGGCCGAACCAAGGGCTACATCGATATGCTGCAAGAAGAGATGAAGAGAGAGCAACAAGAG ATCCAAAGGATTCGTGCAAGGCTTATTCAATCAGAAATTAGCTGGAAGTACACTAACAACCGCGAAATGACTAGGGTGCTTGAAGACGACCTTGCCGAGTCCATAGCGAGATGCCAGCACCTCCGTACGGAGATCACCCGGGCGGAATCCGGATACGGCATTCAAAAAAATCGACATCGCTCGGCATGCGACCGACTGAACGACGAACGCGACGGGCTCGAGTCGATCAAATCTGAGCGCGTCGCGATTAGCCGAAAGCTACTCAAGTCCCGAGACAAGCAAAGGGTACACGAAAAGAGGTTGGTCACTGCCGCTGACAATTTTAACTCACTAAAAGAGGAGCTGAGACAGAGCAAGCTGACTCAGAATGTACTTATACGGCAGATGCTACAACCAAAGCAGGAGGAGCGTCCTTGGACTAAGACTTTGTAG